In the Bos taurus isolate L1 Dominette 01449 registration number 42190680 breed Hereford chromosome 21, ARS-UCD2.0, whole genome shotgun sequence genome, one interval contains:
- the LOC112443210 gene encoding liprin-alpha-1-like, producing MHTLKKQDWERAQQASVLANVAQAFKSDEGVSDGEGDRVTLFSSPTQLLPSGQADAETLTVMLQKQLDAINEEIQWVIAKSAPQKLGFSEELSSPRDV from the coding sequence ATGCACACCCTGAAGAAGCAGGACTGGGAGCGTGCTCAGCAAGCCAGCGTGCTGGCCAACGTGGCTCAGGCATTCAAGAGTGACGAGGGCGTGTCTGACGGTGAGGGCGACAGGGTCACCCTCTTCAGCTCGCCAACTCAGCTGTTGCCCAGTGGGCAGGCTGATGCCGAGACTCTGACTGTGATGCTGCAGAAGCAGCTGGACGCCATCAACGAAGAGATCCAGTGGGTGATTGCAAAGTCAGCTCCCCAGAAACTCGGTTTCTCTGAGGAGCTGTCTTCTCCTAGGGACGTCTGA